From the genome of Calidithermus timidus DSM 17022, one region includes:
- a CDS encoding PIG-L deacetylase family protein — MFTFSPAPDQPFRVLFVGAHSDDIEIGCGGTVLRLVREYPRLEVKWVVFSGDATRSAEARRGAALFLQGVARAEVVTHNFRDGFFPVQLEAIKEQFEALKAFDPHLVFTHARADRHQDHRVLSDLAWNTWRSQTVLEYEIPKYDGDLGQPNLYVRLEPELLERKIDYLMQAFGTQRSKHWFDPETFRALPRLRGMESATRYAEAFYARKVVI, encoded by the coding sequence ATGTTCACCTTTTCCCCCGCCCCTGACCAACCCTTTCGCGTGCTGTTCGTGGGCGCTCACAGCGACGACATCGAGATCGGTTGTGGCGGCACGGTGTTGCGGCTGGTGCGCGAGTACCCCCGTCTCGAGGTGAAGTGGGTGGTCTTCAGCGGCGACGCGACCCGCAGCGCGGAGGCCCGCCGGGGTGCGGCGCTTTTCCTGCAGGGCGTGGCCAGGGCCGAGGTCGTCACCCACAACTTCCGCGACGGCTTCTTCCCGGTGCAGCTCGAGGCCATCAAAGAGCAGTTCGAGGCCCTCAAGGCCTTCGATCCGCACCTCGTCTTCACCCACGCCCGCGCCGACCGCCACCAGGACCACCGCGTGCTCAGCGACCTCGCCTGGAACACCTGGCGCTCGCAGACCGTCCTCGAGTACGAGATCCCCAAGTACGACGGCGACTTGGGCCAACCCAACCTCTACGTGCGGCTCGAGCCCGAGCTGCTCGAGCGCAAGATCGACTACCTCATGCAAGCCTTCGGCACCCAGCGCTCGAAGCACTGGTTCGACCCCGAAACCTTCCGCGCCCTCCCGCGCCTGCGGGGAATGGAGTCGGCCACGCGCTACGCCGAGGCGTTCTACGCGCGCAAGGTGGTGATATAG
- the dusA gene encoding tRNA dihydrouridine(20/20a) synthase DusA, translating to MRLEPNPHLLSVAPMMDWTDRHFRYLVRQISRGTLLYTEMVTDRAILHGNRSRLLDFDPSEHPVALQLGGCDPLTLAQAARIGEEWGYDGINLNLGCPSERVQGGGFGACLMKEPELVAECLAAMREAVRVRVTAKHRLGVDDLEDYGYLTRWVEKLSAVGIEVFIVHARKAWLKGLSPKENREIPELRYGWVYRLKQDFPHLRFVLNGGVRTLEEVERHLAHVDGVMLGRAVYEDPFVLEQADRRLFGLEHRPSRLAVAQAMIRYAEAQMAQGTPLWPVARHMLNLFKNQRRGKLWRRILSQQATRQGATPEVLWKALEQVRAAPELEGVAG from the coding sequence ATGCGCCTCGAGCCGAACCCCCACCTGCTTTCGGTCGCCCCCATGATGGACTGGACCGACCGGCATTTCCGCTACCTGGTGCGCCAGATCAGCCGTGGCACACTGCTCTACACCGAGATGGTCACCGACAGGGCCATCCTGCACGGCAACCGGTCCCGCCTGCTGGACTTCGACCCCAGCGAGCACCCCGTGGCGCTGCAGCTGGGCGGCTGCGACCCCCTCACCCTGGCACAGGCTGCGCGCATCGGGGAGGAGTGGGGTTACGACGGGATCAACCTCAACCTGGGCTGCCCCTCCGAGCGGGTGCAGGGCGGGGGCTTCGGGGCTTGCTTGATGAAGGAGCCCGAGTTGGTGGCCGAGTGTCTGGCGGCCATGCGCGAGGCCGTGAGGGTGAGGGTGACCGCCAAGCACCGCCTGGGCGTGGACGACCTCGAGGACTACGGCTACCTCACGCGCTGGGTCGAGAAGCTCTCGGCGGTGGGAATCGAGGTCTTTATCGTTCACGCCCGCAAAGCCTGGCTCAAGGGCCTCTCCCCCAAGGAAAACCGCGAGATCCCCGAACTGCGCTACGGGTGGGTCTACCGGCTCAAGCAGGACTTCCCCCACCTGCGCTTCGTGCTCAACGGCGGGGTGCGCACCCTCGAGGAAGTGGAACGCCATCTGGCCCACGTAGACGGGGTAATGCTGGGCCGGGCCGTCTACGAGGACCCCTTCGTGCTCGAGCAGGCCGACCGCAGGCTGTTCGGCCTGGAGCACCGGCCCTCGAGGCTGGCGGTGGCCCAGGCCATGATCCGCTACGCCGAAGCCCAGATGGCCCAGGGCACGCCGCTGTGGCCGGTAGCCCGCCACATGCTCAACCTCTTCAAAAACCAGCGCAGAGGCAAGCTGTGGCGGCGCATCCTCTCCCAGCAAGCCACCCGTCAGGGGGCTACGCCCGAGGTGCTGTGGAAGGCACTCGAGCAGGTGAGAGCAGCGCCCGAGCTCGAGGGCGTCGCCGGCTGA
- a CDS encoding LemA family protein — MAGLLIVLGLAVLLVLVYVALYNGLIARKNQVENALGSVEAMLKKRYDLIPNLVAAVKQYMAHEASLLERVVALRSQAMGAPSPEAKFKAEGELSAALRGLMVQLENYPDLKASQNVLQLQAALNEAEEQISAARRFYNSAVTDYNNAIEMFPSSLIAQSMRLERKPVFTIPEGERLAPNVGQLFGN; from the coding sequence ATGGCCGGATTGCTGATCGTGTTGGGGCTGGCGGTGCTGCTGGTTTTGGTCTATGTCGCGCTCTACAACGGGCTGATCGCCCGCAAGAACCAGGTCGAGAATGCCCTTGGCTCGGTCGAGGCCATGCTCAAGAAACGCTACGACCTCATCCCCAACCTGGTCGCCGCCGTCAAGCAGTACATGGCCCACGAGGCCAGCCTGCTCGAGCGCGTCGTGGCGTTGCGTTCGCAGGCCATGGGCGCCCCCAGCCCGGAGGCGAAGTTCAAGGCCGAGGGCGAGCTCAGCGCCGCCCTGCGCGGCCTGATGGTGCAGCTCGAAAACTACCCCGACCTCAAAGCCAGCCAGAACGTGCTGCAACTGCAAGCCGCCCTCAACGAGGCCGAGGAGCAGATCTCGGCGGCGCGGCGCTTCTACAACTCCGCCGTCACCGACTACAACAACGCCATCGAGATGTTCCCCTCCAGCCTCATCGCCCAGAGCATGCGGCTAGAGCGCAAGCCGGTGTTCACCATCCCCGAAGGGGAACGCCTCGCCCCCAACGTAGGCCAACTCTTTGGCAATTGA
- the era gene encoding GTPase Era, with protein MSEGTTYSGFVAIVGKPNVGKSTLLNALLGVKVAPITPKPQTTRKRVRGIYTEGDRQIVFVDTPGWHEAADALSDYMIRQIVEALAEVNLVLWVVDLRHPPTHEDELVARALKGLPQGIPVLLVGNKLDAAKRPEAAMEAYAELLPGVERRMLSATHEGAVAELRAEILAMLPEGPFFYPPDFSRSDQSPQEWSAEIVREEAMKRLREEIPYSIATKTEEFAERSNGMVYIRTILYVEREAHKPILIGKEGRMLREIGTAARKQLSVFLARPVYLELEVKVYPNWRKDPEALRELGYE; from the coding sequence GTGAGCGAAGGTACGACGTATTCCGGCTTCGTGGCTATCGTGGGCAAACCCAACGTGGGCAAGTCCACCCTGCTCAACGCTTTGCTGGGCGTGAAAGTAGCCCCCATCACCCCCAAGCCCCAGACCACCCGCAAGCGGGTGCGGGGCATCTACACCGAGGGCGATCGCCAGATCGTCTTCGTGGACACCCCCGGCTGGCACGAGGCCGCCGACGCGCTCTCCGACTACATGATCCGCCAGATCGTCGAGGCGCTGGCCGAGGTCAACCTGGTGCTGTGGGTGGTGGACCTGCGCCACCCGCCCACCCACGAGGACGAGCTGGTAGCCCGCGCGCTCAAGGGCCTTCCCCAGGGAATCCCAGTGCTGCTGGTAGGCAACAAACTCGACGCCGCCAAGCGCCCCGAAGCGGCCATGGAAGCCTACGCCGAGCTGCTACCCGGCGTGGAAAGGCGCATGCTCAGCGCCACCCACGAGGGAGCCGTGGCCGAGCTGAGGGCCGAGATCCTGGCCATGCTGCCCGAGGGGCCCTTCTTCTACCCACCCGACTTCTCCCGCTCCGACCAGAGCCCGCAGGAGTGGTCCGCCGAGATCGTGCGCGAGGAAGCCATGAAGCGTCTGCGCGAGGAGATCCCCTACTCCATCGCCACCAAGACCGAGGAGTTCGCCGAGCGTTCCAACGGCATGGTCTACATCCGCACCATCCTCTACGTCGAGCGCGAGGCGCACAAGCCCATCCTCATCGGGAAAGAGGGCCGTATGCTGCGCGAGATCGGCACGGCGGCCCGCAAGCAGCTCTCGGTGTTTCTGGCCCGCCCGGTGTACCTCGAGCTCGAGGTCAAGGTCTACCCCAACTGGCGCAAGGACCCCGAGGCCCTGCGGGAGCTGGGCTACGAGTAA
- a CDS encoding bifunctional diguanylate cyclase/phosphodiesterase: protein MPPHPARRDQTSIAAAEALGLLGSLEAHSRIPQALARLGQALGAGWVALFEPAAQGEGFEGSHLWSGPGLEPPPPRLDPDHPWLKPLAQGQILLPQAPSWVLGIPVVLEGGLWGFLALAFGQQEADWSEAETMPLRLVASLLAEAVQRQRLEARYGELLATSQRRVAELTLLSSVLKALATDLEPRSVFRQVVEAVSESLGGALTSLYLLEGQNLVLQHQVGYHRWFERIPLEMGVIGRAARSGEAQLVRDPSADPDFLDPIGGVVSTMAIPVRIAGEVGGVLAVESLSEVFEQADLERLQNATAPLGLVLERARLFQSLRESETRYRSLFEGMPIGLYRISLDGYFLDGNPALMQMLGLRSLEELRQHNAGSFYSAPQTRLAQLEQAEWWEGVQITEAELVRRDGQRLWVQEVAQLIRDKEGKPLYFEGSLQDISERKAYQAQVERLAYYDPLTALPNRFLLQERAEQALARARRNQQALILAYLDLDRFKEINDTLGHKVGDELLRLVADRIRGLSREADTQARLGGDEFALLLCDTDEHGATQVVSRLLEALKQPFVVGSETVHVRASIGLAAYPRDGETLDALTRAADVAMYQAKAEGGGFRFYNPAQNRYTRQRLSTLQGLRRALGQGELVLHYQPVLELKTQTLRRMEALVRWQDPERGMVPPHEFVPLAEESGIIQELDLFVLEQALREAHTHGLEFSLNLSARNFHDPHFVELAARLLQQYPLGRGRLWLEITETALMLEREKAIYNLQALRNLGARIALDDFGMGYSSLAYLKHLPVDLLKLDKQFVAGIGNPRDEAILHSMISLGHSLGLEVLAEGVETPSQLTWLRTAGCDLAQGYYIGTPSPSSGGGFTFVAPLAPEP from the coding sequence ATGCCGCCCCACCCTGCACGACGCGACCAAACTTCCATCGCCGCCGCCGAAGCACTCGGCCTACTGGGCAGCCTCGAAGCCCACAGCCGGATTCCCCAGGCCCTCGCCCGCCTGGGGCAGGCGCTGGGAGCCGGGTGGGTAGCGCTGTTCGAACCCGCAGCGCAGGGTGAGGGCTTCGAAGGGAGCCACCTCTGGTCGGGGCCCGGCCTCGAGCCCCCACCCCCCCGCCTGGACCCAGACCACCCCTGGCTGAAGCCTCTGGCCCAGGGGCAAATCCTGTTGCCGCAAGCGCCTTCTTGGGTACTGGGCATCCCGGTGGTGCTCGAGGGAGGGCTGTGGGGCTTCTTGGCCCTGGCGTTCGGGCAACAAGAAGCCGACTGGAGCGAGGCGGAGACCATGCCCTTACGGCTGGTGGCTAGCCTCCTGGCCGAGGCCGTCCAGCGCCAACGCCTCGAGGCGCGCTACGGCGAATTGCTGGCGACGAGCCAGCGGCGGGTCGCCGAGTTGACCCTGCTCTCCTCGGTGCTCAAGGCCCTGGCCACCGACCTCGAGCCCCGCTCGGTCTTCCGCCAGGTGGTCGAAGCGGTGTCGGAGTCGCTGGGCGGGGCCCTGACTTCCCTGTACCTGCTCGAAGGACAGAACCTGGTGTTGCAGCACCAGGTGGGTTACCACCGGTGGTTCGAGCGCATACCCCTGGAGATGGGGGTCATCGGACGCGCCGCCCGCAGCGGGGAAGCCCAACTCGTCCGCGATCCCTCCGCCGACCCCGACTTCCTAGACCCGATTGGCGGCGTGGTGTCGACCATGGCCATCCCCGTGCGCATCGCGGGCGAGGTCGGAGGCGTGCTGGCGGTGGAAAGCCTCAGCGAAGTCTTCGAACAGGCCGACCTCGAGCGCCTGCAAAACGCCACCGCCCCGCTGGGCTTGGTGCTCGAGCGCGCCCGCCTCTTCCAGTCGCTGCGCGAGAGCGAAACGCGCTACCGCAGCCTCTTCGAGGGCATGCCCATCGGGCTTTACCGCATCAGCCTGGACGGTTACTTCCTCGATGGCAACCCTGCCCTGATGCAGATGCTGGGCCTCAGGAGCTTGGAGGAGCTGCGCCAGCACAACGCCGGAAGCTTTTACTCCGCCCCGCAGACCCGCCTGGCCCAGCTCGAGCAAGCGGAGTGGTGGGAAGGCGTTCAGATCACCGAAGCCGAGCTGGTGCGGCGAGACGGGCAGCGCCTGTGGGTGCAGGAAGTGGCCCAGCTCATCCGCGACAAAGAGGGCAAGCCCCTCTACTTCGAGGGCAGCCTACAGGACATCAGCGAACGCAAGGCCTACCAGGCCCAGGTCGAGCGGCTGGCCTACTACGACCCCCTCACCGCGTTGCCCAACCGTTTCCTCCTGCAGGAGCGGGCCGAGCAAGCCTTAGCCCGGGCCCGGCGCAACCAGCAGGCCCTCATCCTGGCCTACCTCGACCTCGACCGCTTCAAGGAGATCAACGATACGCTGGGGCACAAGGTGGGCGACGAATTGTTACGGCTGGTGGCCGATCGCATCCGGGGCCTCAGCCGCGAAGCCGATACCCAGGCCCGTCTGGGCGGCGATGAGTTCGCGCTGCTGCTGTGCGATACCGATGAACACGGAGCCACGCAGGTGGTGAGCCGGCTGCTCGAGGCCCTCAAGCAGCCTTTTGTGGTGGGGAGCGAAACCGTGCACGTGAGGGCCAGCATTGGGCTGGCGGCCTACCCACGCGATGGGGAAACCCTCGACGCCCTCACCCGCGCCGCCGACGTCGCCATGTACCAGGCCAAAGCCGAGGGAGGCGGGTTCCGCTTCTACAACCCGGCCCAAAACCGCTACACCCGTCAGCGCCTGTCCACCCTGCAGGGCCTACGCCGGGCATTGGGCCAGGGCGAGCTGGTGCTGCACTACCAACCGGTGCTCGAGCTCAAGACCCAGACCCTGCGGCGGATGGAGGCGCTGGTGCGCTGGCAGGACCCCGAGCGGGGAATGGTCCCACCCCACGAGTTCGTGCCCCTGGCCGAGGAGAGTGGGATCATCCAAGAGCTCGACCTCTTCGTGCTCGAGCAGGCCCTGCGCGAAGCCCACACCCACGGCCTGGAGTTCTCGCTCAACCTCTCGGCGCGCAACTTCCACGACCCCCACTTCGTCGAGCTGGCCGCTCGCCTCTTGCAGCAGTACCCGCTGGGTCGTGGGCGGCTGTGGTTGGAGATCACCGAGACCGCGCTGATGCTCGAGCGAGAAAAGGCCATCTACAACCTGCAAGCCCTGCGCAACCTGGGTGCTCGCATCGCCCTCGACGACTTCGGCATGGGCTACTCCTCACTGGCCTACCTCAAGCACCTGCCCGTGGACCTGCTCAAGCTGGACAAGCAGTTCGTCGCCGGGATCGGCAACCCCCGCGACGAGGCCATCCTGCACAGCATGATCTCGCTGGGACACAGCCTGGGACTCGAGGTGCTGGCCGAGGGGGTGGAGACCCCATCCCAGCTCACCTGGCTGCGGACCGCCGGGTGCGACCTGGCCCAGGGCTACTACATCGGCACGCCCAGCCCCTCCAGCGGCGGGGGATTCACCTTCGTGGCCCCCCTGGCACCTGAGCCGTGA
- a CDS encoding GGDEF domain-containing protein, producing MPPGLGLPQEDRGLEGLKNRVYRLGLPVVLLAALAGTFVNTPTPELGALDRLNLPLTTAWLFACYGVLLWQRRVTLAFEYALLGGATLFSLFNTHLNFSALALWGHGIWLPALWMSALYLWTYLVGSYRHALKLSLVILSLHAFSGLFTLLPLWLGGWRPTLPQLDTLAQFYLSQLAYLLLFRLVIGFGEQLTRLRLQAETYYRLAHTDALTGVANRRYLLSEIAHELERSQRYGRPTALILIDLDRFKQVNDRHGHEVGDRALQQVAQRIQRGIRHSDRMGRWGGEEFLVLLPEAGLEEATQLAERLREELEQPLMEGLEPLSASLGVAVAQPGDTPDRLINRADQAMYAAKRAGGNLVEAVG from the coding sequence ATGCCCCCTGGGCTAGGCTTGCCCCAAGAAGACCGCGGGCTCGAGGGCCTGAAGAACCGGGTCTACCGGCTGGGCCTGCCGGTGGTGTTGCTGGCGGCTTTGGCGGGCACTTTCGTCAATACCCCCACCCCCGAGCTCGGAGCGCTGGACCGACTCAACCTGCCCCTCACCACGGCCTGGCTGTTCGCCTGCTATGGGGTGCTGCTGTGGCAGCGACGGGTGACCCTGGCCTTCGAATACGCGCTGCTGGGTGGGGCGACCCTTTTTTCCCTGTTCAACACCCACCTCAACTTCAGTGCCCTGGCGCTGTGGGGTCACGGCATATGGTTACCCGCCCTATGGATGAGCGCGCTGTACTTGTGGACCTACCTGGTTGGGAGCTACCGCCACGCCCTCAAACTCTCCCTCGTCATCCTGAGCCTGCACGCCTTCAGCGGCCTGTTCACCCTGCTGCCGCTGTGGCTGGGAGGTTGGCGGCCCACCCTGCCCCAACTCGATACCCTGGCGCAGTTCTACCTCTCCCAACTGGCCTACCTGCTGCTCTTTCGCCTGGTAATCGGCTTTGGTGAGCAGCTGACCCGCCTGCGCCTGCAGGCGGAGACCTATTACCGCCTGGCCCACACCGACGCCCTCACCGGGGTAGCCAATCGCCGCTACCTGCTCAGCGAGATCGCTCACGAACTCGAGCGCAGCCAGCGCTATGGCCGCCCCACGGCCCTCATCCTCATCGACCTCGACCGCTTCAAGCAGGTCAACGACCGCCACGGGCACGAGGTGGGCGACCGGGCTCTGCAGCAGGTGGCCCAGCGCATCCAGCGCGGTATTCGCCACTCCGACCGTATGGGCCGCTGGGGCGGAGAGGAATTCCTGGTGCTCTTGCCGGAAGCGGGACTCGAGGAAGCCACCCAGCTGGCCGAGCGGCTGCGCGAGGAGCTGGAGCAGCCCTTGATGGAGGGGCTCGAGCCCTTGAGCGCCAGCCTGGGGGTAGCCGTGGCCCAGCCCGGCGACACCCCCGACCGCCTGATAAACCGCGCCGATCAGGCCATGTACGCAGCCAAGCGGGCTGGGGGCAATCTGGTCGAGGCGGTGGGGTAG
- the dprA gene encoding DNA-processing protein DprA, which yields MDPLALALTPQVGPRRLKQALQKPNLTPEAIEEMFGPEIGAEYRKVLRQGRAEREREQAQRLGIRLIGLWEAGYPEALRQLESPPSVLYLRGEIPPFERSIGVVGTRRASVWASDWTRKVAFELAQAGVSVISGLARGIDTAAHQGNLEGGANTLGVLGSALDQIYPPENRRLAQEMSLLSEFPLGTPPQAPLFPRRNRLIAALARSVLVVEAGVKSGSLITAKIALELGRDVLAVPGRPGDPFSQGCNRLIQDGAGLVLGAEDVLGNLGLRARPKAAVELEGLEAALHRALLEQGQALPDDLAQALGISSAEVLSHLTLLELKGLVLALPGGRYGPGS from the coding sequence ATGGATCCGCTCGCGCTCGCACTGACTCCCCAAGTCGGCCCAAGACGCCTGAAGCAGGCGTTGCAGAAGCCAAACCTCACCCCCGAAGCCATCGAGGAGATGTTTGGACCAGAGATCGGCGCGGAGTACCGCAAGGTGCTGCGCCAGGGGCGGGCCGAGCGGGAGCGGGAACAGGCGCAGCGGCTGGGCATCCGGCTGATCGGCCTGTGGGAGGCGGGGTATCCCGAAGCCCTACGGCAGCTCGAGAGCCCGCCCAGCGTGCTGTACCTGCGCGGGGAAATTCCCCCCTTCGAGCGCAGCATCGGGGTGGTGGGCACCCGGCGGGCGAGCGTATGGGCCAGCGACTGGACCCGCAAGGTAGCCTTCGAGCTGGCTCAGGCCGGGGTCAGCGTGATCTCGGGGTTGGCGCGGGGCATCGACACCGCAGCTCACCAGGGCAACCTCGAGGGCGGAGCCAACACCTTGGGGGTGCTGGGCAGCGCCCTCGACCAGATCTACCCCCCCGAGAACCGCCGGCTCGCCCAGGAGATGAGCCTGCTGTCGGAGTTTCCCCTGGGCACACCACCCCAGGCCCCGCTCTTCCCCCGGCGCAATCGCCTCATCGCCGCGCTGGCCCGCAGCGTGCTGGTGGTGGAGGCGGGCGTGAAGAGCGGCAGCCTAATCACCGCGAAGATCGCCCTCGAGCTCGGGCGTGACGTGCTGGCGGTGCCGGGTCGCCCCGGCGACCCCTTCTCGCAGGGCTGCAACCGGCTGATCCAGGATGGGGCTGGCCTGGTGCTCGGCGCCGAGGACGTGCTGGGCAACCTGGGGCTCAGGGCGCGCCCCAAAGCGGCGGTCGAACTCGAAGGGCTCGAGGCCGCGCTGCACCGGGCGCTGCTCGAGCAGGGCCAGGCCCTGCCCGACGACCTGGCGCAGGCGCTGGGGATCTCCTCCGCCGAAGTGCTCTCCCACCTGACGTTGCTCGAGCTCAAGGGCCTGGTGCTGGCGCTGCCCGGAGGCCGCTACGGGCCGGGGAGCTAA
- the ispH gene encoding 4-hydroxy-3-methylbut-2-enyl diphosphate reductase, with protein sequence MIEKVYLAKPRGFCAGVVMAIEAVEKAARELRGQGELVVYHAIVHNDVVVRRLEQEHNVHFVEDLSEVEALREARARAGAKLADTVVFSAHGIPPWLRSDAAKRGLHQIDATCPLVTKVHSEARKYAREGYWILLIGDSSEHQEIKGTRGEAPDNTILVAVHTHVGRDPKLADPHTVEVPDPERVVVLTQTTLSVDDTLATIEILKSRFPKLVVPPRDDLCYATKNRQDAVKQIAPHVDLFLVLTSLQSSNGMRLLELARSLTPRAERINTAQEIKPEWLEGVRSVGITSAASTPEDLVQEVVAYFKAHNPALEVIEEGEWENIEFREPRRLSPSEVLGTGS encoded by the coding sequence GTGATCGAGAAAGTCTATCTTGCCAAGCCCCGTGGCTTCTGCGCCGGAGTGGTCATGGCCATCGAGGCCGTGGAGAAAGCCGCCCGCGAGTTGCGGGGGCAGGGTGAGCTGGTGGTCTACCACGCCATCGTCCACAACGACGTGGTGGTGCGGCGGCTCGAGCAAGAGCACAACGTACACTTCGTGGAAGACCTCTCCGAGGTCGAGGCCCTGCGTGAAGCGCGGGCCAGGGCCGGGGCCAAGCTCGCCGACACGGTGGTCTTCAGCGCCCACGGCATTCCCCCCTGGCTGCGCAGCGACGCGGCGAAGCGGGGTCTGCACCAGATCGACGCAACCTGCCCACTGGTGACCAAGGTGCACTCCGAGGCGAGGAAGTACGCCAGGGAAGGCTACTGGATCTTGCTCATCGGCGACTCGAGCGAGCACCAGGAGATCAAGGGCACGCGGGGCGAGGCGCCGGACAACACCATCTTGGTGGCCGTTCACACCCACGTAGGCCGCGACCCCAAACTGGCCGACCCCCACACCGTCGAAGTTCCCGACCCCGAGCGGGTGGTGGTGCTCACCCAGACCACCCTCTCCGTAGACGACACTCTGGCCACCATCGAAATCCTCAAGTCGCGCTTCCCCAAGCTGGTCGTGCCCCCGCGCGACGACCTGTGCTACGCCACCAAAAACCGCCAGGACGCCGTCAAGCAGATCGCACCCCACGTGGACTTGTTCTTGGTGCTCACCAGCCTCCAGAGCTCCAACGGGATGCGCCTGCTGGAGCTGGCCCGAAGCCTCACCCCTCGAGCCGAGCGCATCAACACCGCCCAGGAGATCAAGCCGGAGTGGCTCGAGGGCGTGCGCAGCGTAGGCATCACCTCGGCAGCCTCCACCCCCGAGGACCTGGTGCAGGAGGTGGTGGCTTATTTCAAGGCCCACAACCCCGCCCTCGAGGTCATCGAGGAGGGCGAGTGGGAAAACATCGAGTTCCGCGAACCCCGCCGCCTCTCGCCCAGCGAGGTGCTGGGTACGGGCTCTTAG
- a CDS encoding DUF3137 domain-containing protein, with amino-acid sequence MNPSFSELYRQLEPVIGDLERERREVAVRLVWFGIATALVGLLLVVLLPAAHDPGLLGFVAFAGIAVLSAAHGALTRRYRARFKNELVRRLVQHLSSSLDYHPERGVGYGSYRSSQLFPREPDRYKEEDLIAGRIGQTRLKVSEVHSEYKTESTDSKGRRTTHWHTIFRGLFFVFDFPKPFRGTTLVLPDFGDGAFLDLFERFSSRGQLVKLEDLEFERYFVTYASDQVEARYLLSTSLMQRLVNFRKAFKRPLYLAFSGGNFYLALPTPKNFFEPRIFQPLRLEDLVDYLTDLRFVLSIVDELNLNTRIWNA; translated from the coding sequence GTGAACCCGAGCTTCAGCGAGCTCTACCGCCAGCTCGAGCCGGTGATCGGCGACCTCGAGCGCGAGCGGCGGGAGGTGGCCGTGCGGCTGGTCTGGTTTGGGATCGCCACCGCGCTGGTCGGGCTACTCCTGGTAGTCCTGCTCCCCGCTGCGCACGACCCCGGCCTGCTGGGCTTCGTGGCCTTCGCCGGCATCGCGGTGCTGAGCGCGGCCCACGGCGCCCTCACCCGGCGCTACCGTGCGCGCTTCAAGAACGAGCTGGTGCGACGGCTGGTACAGCACCTCAGCTCCAGCCTCGACTACCATCCCGAGCGGGGCGTCGGCTACGGCAGCTACCGCTCGAGCCAGCTCTTCCCCCGCGAGCCCGACCGCTACAAGGAAGAGGACCTCATCGCCGGCCGCATCGGCCAAACCCGCCTCAAGGTCAGCGAGGTCCACAGCGAGTACAAGACCGAGTCCACCGACTCCAAAGGCCGCCGCACCACCCACTGGCACACCATCTTCCGCGGGCTGTTCTTCGTCTTCGACTTCCCCAAGCCCTTTCGCGGCACCACGCTGGTGCTGCCCGACTTCGGCGACGGGGCCTTCCTCGACCTCTTTGAGCGCTTCAGCAGCCGCGGCCAACTGGTCAAGCTCGAAGACCTCGAGTTCGAACGCTACTTCGTGACCTACGCCTCCGACCAGGTCGAAGCCCGCTACCTGCTCTCCACCAGCCTCATGCAGCGCCTGGTCAACTTCCGCAAGGCCTTCAAGCGCCCGCTCTACCTGGCCTTCAGCGGCGGCAACTTCTACCTCGCCCTCCCCACCCCCAAGAACTTCTTCGAGCCGCGCATCTTCCAGCCCCTGCGCCTGGAAGACCTCGTGGACTACCTCACCGACCTGCGCTTCGTGCTCTCCATCGTGGATGAGCTCAACCTCAACACCCGCATCTGGAATGCCTAG
- a CDS encoding glucose-1-phosphate cytidylyltransferase has protein sequence MKVVLFCGGLGLRMRDYSESIPKPMVPIGYRPILWHVMKFYAHFGHKDFILCLGHRADLIKEYFLNYQETLTNDFVMTGGKQVELITSDIHDWKITFADTGLQSNIAQRLLAVRPYLEGEEVFLANYSDGLLDIDLRAYVERALANGKIANFVSVRPNVTFHYVSADEDGTVRDIRSSAESDNWQNAGYFVFRKEIFDYIGPGEELVNEPFRRLIQLGQLVTYKHHGFWACMDTYKEMQALNDMYSRGDAPWELWKQRSRPAGVPVIRP, from the coding sequence GTGAAGGTCGTTTTGTTTTGTGGGGGCCTCGGTCTGAGGATGCGCGACTATTCGGAGAGCATTCCCAAGCCCATGGTGCCCATCGGCTACCGCCCCATCCTCTGGCACGTCATGAAGTTCTACGCCCACTTCGGCCACAAGGACTTCATCCTCTGCTTAGGGCACCGCGCCGACCTCATCAAGGAGTACTTCCTCAACTACCAGGAGACCCTCACCAACGACTTCGTGATGACCGGGGGCAAGCAAGTAGAGCTCATCACCAGCGACATCCACGACTGGAAGATCACCTTCGCCGACACCGGCTTGCAATCCAACATCGCCCAGCGTCTGCTGGCGGTGCGGCCTTACCTCGAGGGTGAAGAGGTCTTCTTGGCCAATTACTCCGACGGTCTGTTGGACATCGACCTGCGGGCCTACGTGGAGCGAGCCCTCGCGAACGGCAAAATCGCCAATTTCGTCAGCGTGCGCCCCAACGTGACCTTTCACTACGTCAGCGCCGACGAAGACGGTACGGTGCGCGACATCCGCTCCTCGGCGGAGTCCGACAACTGGCAGAACGCCGGGTACTTCGTCTTCCGCAAAGAGATCTTCGATTACATCGGCCCCGGGGAGGAGCTCGTCAACGAGCCCTTCCGCCGCCTGATCCAGCTCGGCCAGCTTGTCACCTACAAGCACCACGGCTTCTGGGCCTGTATGGATACCTACAAGGAGATGCAGGCGCTCAACGACATGTACTCACGCGGCGACGCTCCCTGGGAGCTCTGGAAGCAGCGCTCCCGGCCCGCCGGGGTCCCCGTGATCCGCCCCTGA